Proteins encoded by one window of Synechococcus sp. WH 7805:
- a CDS encoding HAMP domain-containing sensor histidine kinase translates to MASEPATATNDGLASWAVIEPNQGEVQGWRERIGAWWAEFSLQTKLLAVATLVVSLMMTGITFFALNGIQRDAAMNDTRYARDLGLLLAGNVSELVAEGRDRELANVAETFWRSSRSLRYIFFADPEGIVYLGIPISGSDSASDGDLRLNRRLELPAEMQNRPKNPLVRQHITPQGLVTDVFVPLVEQNRYLGVLALGVNPNETALASAALTREVTVAVFISIWVLVILGAVFNALTITRPVKELLRGVRSIADGDFRARIGHPVGGELGELLEGFNAMASQLQVYDAANIEELQAAQVKQASLIATMADGAVLLDGDGRIVLANPTARRLFRWEGRNLEGQDFLNELPELLAVELHEPIEAVSSNRTDTNELRSSIGDPPRTLRFVLQAVREPSGETLKGLAVTIQDLTREVELNAAQSRFISNVSHELRTPLFNIKSYVETLHDMGDQLSDEDRRDFLGIANSETDRLTRLVNDVLDLSRLESNRSVTFTPIELRPGLEQTLRSYQLNASDKQVDLSLEADPDLPDILGNWDLLLQVFDNLVGNALKFNRKGGQLLIRAYTWPDSCQMTPPQQENEWPTCPLTSPLPRMRVEICDTGYGISPENQQRIFERFYRVENAVHTEVGTGLGLSIVRGILEKHGSDVRMASELDVGTTFWFDLPLAQEDPEEVQWKAERQQKQDP, encoded by the coding sequence ATGGCCAGCGAACCAGCGACGGCCACGAACGACGGCCTGGCCTCGTGGGCGGTGATCGAACCCAATCAGGGTGAAGTCCAGGGCTGGAGAGAGCGGATCGGGGCTTGGTGGGCAGAATTCAGCCTTCAAACGAAACTGTTGGCGGTGGCCACCCTGGTGGTGAGCCTGATGATGACGGGCATCACCTTCTTCGCGCTGAATGGCATCCAGCGCGATGCGGCGATGAACGATACCCGCTATGCCAGAGATCTCGGGCTGCTGCTGGCGGGCAATGTGAGCGAGCTGGTCGCCGAGGGTCGCGATCGGGAATTGGCCAATGTGGCCGAAACGTTCTGGCGATCAAGCCGAAGCCTCCGCTACATCTTTTTTGCAGACCCAGAGGGAATCGTCTACCTGGGGATCCCCATCAGCGGAAGCGATAGCGCTTCAGACGGTGATCTCCGACTCAATCGACGACTGGAACTGCCCGCAGAAATGCAGAACCGGCCCAAGAATCCACTGGTGCGGCAGCACATCACTCCCCAGGGTCTGGTCACCGACGTCTTCGTTCCACTGGTGGAGCAAAACCGCTATCTGGGTGTGCTGGCCTTGGGAGTCAATCCCAACGAAACGGCTCTGGCGAGTGCGGCTCTCACCCGGGAAGTGACTGTGGCCGTGTTCATCTCTATCTGGGTGCTGGTGATCCTGGGGGCCGTGTTCAATGCCCTCACGATCACCCGACCGGTGAAGGAGCTGCTTCGAGGCGTCCGGTCGATCGCCGATGGCGACTTCCGCGCTCGGATCGGACACCCCGTCGGCGGTGAGCTGGGAGAACTACTCGAGGGCTTCAACGCCATGGCCTCCCAGCTTCAGGTTTATGACGCGGCGAACATCGAGGAACTGCAGGCCGCGCAGGTGAAACAGGCATCCCTGATCGCCACCATGGCTGACGGCGCTGTTCTCTTGGACGGCGACGGACGCATCGTGCTGGCCAATCCAACGGCTCGGCGTCTGTTCCGTTGGGAAGGACGCAACCTCGAGGGACAGGACTTTCTCAACGAACTCCCCGAGCTCCTCGCCGTGGAGCTGCATGAGCCGATCGAGGCCGTGTCGAGCAACCGCACCGACACCAATGAGCTGCGCAGCAGCATCGGCGATCCACCGCGAACCCTCCGATTCGTTCTGCAAGCCGTGCGAGAACCCAGTGGAGAAACCCTGAAAGGTTTGGCGGTCACGATCCAGGATTTAACCCGCGAAGTGGAGTTAAACGCTGCTCAGAGCCGCTTTATCAGCAATGTGTCCCACGAACTGCGCACGCCCCTCTTCAACATCAAGAGCTACGTGGAAACCCTCCACGACATGGGGGATCAGCTCAGCGATGAAGACCGCCGCGACTTTCTCGGCATTGCCAACTCCGAGACCGATCGGCTGACGCGACTGGTAAATGATGTGCTCGATCTGTCGCGTTTGGAATCCAACCGCAGCGTCACCTTCACGCCGATTGAGCTGCGTCCTGGACTGGAGCAGACCCTGCGCAGTTATCAGCTCAATGCATCAGACAAGCAAGTGGATCTAAGCCTTGAAGCGGATCCGGACCTTCCCGACATTCTCGGCAACTGGGATCTGCTGCTCCAGGTCTTCGACAACCTTGTGGGCAATGCGCTCAAATTCAATCGCAAGGGCGGTCAGCTGTTGATCCGTGCCTACACCTGGCCGGACAGTTGCCAGATGACACCGCCTCAGCAGGAGAACGAGTGGCCAACATGCCCGCTCACGTCACCGCTTCCTCGCATGCGGGTGGAGATCTGCGACACCGGATACGGCATCAGTCCCGAAAATCAACAGCGCATCTTCGAACGTTTCTACCGGGTTGAGAATGCCGTTCATACAGAAGTTGGAACTGGTCTGGGGCTTTCGATCGTGCGCGGCATCCTTGAAAAACATGGAAGCGACGTGCGCATGGCCAGTGAACTCGATGTTGGCACCACCTTCTGGTTCGATCTGCCTCTAGCTCAGGAAGACCCCGAAGAAGTGCAGTGGAAGGCCGAACGGCAGCAGAAGCAGGATCCTTAA